Proteins co-encoded in one Methanobrevibacter olleyae genomic window:
- a CDS encoding ATP-binding cassette domain-containing protein: protein MVELLDVSNLSISFTQYVQGLQQRELKVISDLSLDVNEGEVVAILGSSGSGKSLLAHAILGILPENAACSGDISFKGKVLTEEDKKEIRGKSICLIPQSVNYLDPLMKVSQQAIGKTKDEEDYKHKKSHQREVFLKYGLDESVDNMYPFELSGGMARKVLLSTALLSNPELLVADEPTPGLDDKSVEETINDIKKLAEEGKGVLLITHDIEVAIRTANRIAIFYSGYVIEINQAENFKNADTLMHPYSKALIDSLPDNGFKLTEGTQPLNDNKGCIYYKNCLLRKDICKDTKPSLHKIGDSKVRCHLYNGGLDDET, encoded by the coding sequence ATGGTTGAATTATTAGATGTTTCAAATTTATCAATATCTTTTACTCAATATGTTCAAGGTTTGCAACAAAGAGAATTAAAAGTAATATCTGATTTATCATTAGATGTTAATGAAGGGGAAGTTGTAGCTATTCTTGGATCTAGTGGTTCGGGTAAAAGTTTACTTGCTCATGCTATATTAGGGATTCTTCCAGAGAATGCGGCATGTTCTGGTGATATTAGTTTTAAAGGAAAGGTTTTAACAGAGGAAGATAAAAAAGAAATTAGAGGTAAGAGTATCTGTCTGATTCCCCAATCTGTTAATTATTTAGATCCATTAATGAAGGTATCACAACAAGCAATTGGAAAAACAAAAGATGAAGAGGATTATAAACATAAAAAATCTCATCAAAGAGAAGTATTTTTAAAATATGGTTTAGATGAATCTGTGGATAATATGTATCCTTTTGAATTATCTGGGGGAATGGCAAGAAAGGTTTTACTTTCAACTGCGTTATTATCTAATCCAGAATTGTTGGTTGCTGATGAACCAACACCTGGATTAGATGATAAAAGTGTAGAAGAAACAATTAATGATATTAAAAAATTAGCAGAAGAAGGTAAAGGTGTGCTTCTTATTACACATGATATAGAAGTTGCTATAAGAACTGCGAATAGAATTGCAATATTTTACTCAGGATATGTAATTGAAATTAATCAAGCAGAAAATTTTAAAAATGCTGATACTTTAATGCACCCATATTCGAAGGCATTAATAGATTCTTTACCTGATAATGGTTTTAAATTAACTGAAGGTACTCAACCCTTAAATGATAATAAAGGTTGTATTTATTATAAAAATTGTTTATTGAGAAAGGATATATGTAAAGACACTAAACCATCATTACATAAAATTGGTGATAGTAAAGTCAGATGTCATTTATACAATGGAGGTTTAGATGATGAAACTTGA
- a CDS encoding ABC transporter ATP-binding protein, protein MKLEGRNISFAYKKGFPILNDISITIPNDKVIGLIGDSGSGKSTLCKVLSAYIKKYEGNVLMDNKTIDSNGYNPVQLIFQHPEKTMNPKWKMKNILEESWIPPKELRDTFGISDDWLKRWPNELSGGELQRFAILRSLHPKTRFIIADEISTMLDAVTQVQIWDVLLEYAKKQNIGILAVSHDKALLDVVSDDVFYFNELNNK, encoded by the coding sequence ATGAAACTTGAAGGGAGAAATATTTCATTTGCTTATAAAAAAGGTTTCCCTATTTTGAATGATATTTCTATAACTATTCCTAATGATAAAGTAATTGGTTTGATTGGAGATAGTGGTAGTGGTAAAAGTACTTTATGTAAAGTACTTTCTGCATACATTAAGAAATATGAAGGAAATGTTCTGATGGATAATAAAACTATAGATTCTAATGGTTATAATCCTGTACAATTGATATTTCAACATCCTGAAAAAACTATGAATCCTAAATGGAAAATGAAAAATATCTTAGAAGAATCATGGATTCCACCAAAAGAATTAAGAGATACATTTGGCATTTCTGATGATTGGTTAAAAAGATGGCCAAATGAATTATCAGGGGGAGAACTACAAAGATTTGCAATATTAAGATCTTTACATCCAAAAACAAGATTTATAATTGCTGATGAAATAAGTACTATGCTTGATGCAGTAACACAAGTTCAAATATGGGATGTTTTATTAGAATATGCTAAAAAACAAAATATTGGGATTTTAGCTGTAAGTCATGATAAAGCCTTACTTGATGTGGTATCTGATGATGTCTTCTATTTTAATGAACTAAATAATAAATAA